The following are from one region of the Jatrophihabitans telluris genome:
- a CDS encoding BadF/BadG/BcrA/BcrD ATPase family protein — translation MSATAPVTDEVTGIDVGATKTQLARATGGELSLDHVVPTPTWRTGSVEDNARALAGLVLDSFGPSARTQPLAVGAHGCDSTAQCLHLQAELQHHFSGPVKVVNDAELMPWAMGAPGGIGVVVGTGSIAVSRDDEGELLTAGGWGWVLGDEGSAAGLVRESCRAVLARLDNGKGLDPLGHRLFRAFAVTDGPQLAIALSRDSSAHRWGRYAPEVFLAADEGSVDAVGVITEAGKALARWVAQLRGRGVSGTQVVAGGAVIVSQSRLRTAFADALAVAQPDAELRILNHPPVLGALALARSLVAASTVA, via the coding sequence ATGTCAGCCACCGCCCCGGTCACCGATGAGGTCACCGGCATCGACGTCGGGGCGACCAAGACGCAGCTGGCTCGGGCCACCGGCGGCGAGCTGTCCCTCGACCACGTGGTGCCCACCCCGACCTGGCGAACCGGTTCGGTCGAGGACAACGCCCGGGCGCTGGCCGGCTTGGTGCTCGACTCGTTCGGGCCGTCGGCCCGGACTCAGCCCTTGGCCGTCGGCGCCCACGGCTGTGACTCCACCGCCCAGTGCCTGCACCTGCAAGCCGAACTTCAGCACCACTTCTCCGGCCCGGTGAAGGTGGTCAACGACGCCGAGCTGATGCCCTGGGCCATGGGAGCACCCGGTGGCATCGGAGTCGTCGTCGGCACCGGATCGATCGCCGTGAGCCGCGACGACGAGGGCGAACTGCTCACCGCCGGCGGCTGGGGCTGGGTCCTGGGCGACGAGGGCAGTGCCGCCGGCCTGGTCCGGGAAAGCTGCCGGGCCGTGCTCGCCCGCCTGGACAACGGCAAGGGCCTCGACCCGCTCGGCCACCGGCTCTTCCGCGCCTTCGCCGTCACCGACGGTCCGCAGCTGGCGATCGCCCTGAGCCGGGATTCCTCGGCCCATCGCTGGGGACGGTATGCCCCGGAGGTCTTCCTGGCCGCCGACGAGGGATCGGTCGACGCGGTAGGCGTGATCACCGAAGCCGGAAAGGCCCTGGCCCGATGGGTGGCCCAGCTTCGGGGCCGGGGAGTGTCGGGCACCCAGGTCGTCGCCGGTGGTGCCGTGATCGTGTCTCAGTCCCGGCTGCGCACCGCCTTCGCCGACGCGCTCGCCGTCGCCCAACCCGACGCCGAGCTCCGCATTCTGAATCACCCGCCGGTATTGGGAGCGCTGGCGCTGGCCAGATCCCTGGTGGCGGCCAGCACCGTCGCGTGA
- a CDS encoding ROK family transcriptional regulator: MNRSRAALEPYPMTDSARAVFRRLSSVGPTTRPVLSQQLNLSRPTMSAAMAELASHGLVLSNGESRGHTGRSAALYSLAPEAGHVLVVELGASRVRVESHSLDFTLIASAEQRLSSYRRTVTPSMVTKAAQLIDEVVASTGFGHGPLRDVVIVTPTLPSELHAPGRRPEGVGQLAEAFELPPEVPYLVENNVNCAALAEHRAGAALGVENFLYLQVGVKIGAGIVIKGELHAGAHGAAGEVALLPFPWSPGTPPRRLALEHYLGSDELMKRCRSRWSDSSQPVPRTAAALYELAAGGHPLAGELVAEHAENVGMLAAAVISIVDPEVVVLGGGVGQNELMLREVRATAARLAWDTDIRTGALGNRASIVGAVHLAVARTLTRLA; encoded by the coding sequence GTGAACCGCTCGCGGGCAGCTCTGGAGCCGTATCCGATGACCGACAGCGCGCGGGCCGTCTTCCGCCGACTGTCCAGCGTCGGGCCGACGACCCGTCCGGTCCTGAGCCAGCAGCTGAACCTGTCGCGCCCCACGATGTCGGCGGCGATGGCCGAACTGGCCAGTCACGGCCTGGTGCTGAGCAACGGTGAATCCCGCGGCCACACCGGCCGGTCCGCGGCGCTGTACTCGTTGGCGCCCGAGGCCGGGCACGTGCTGGTGGTCGAGCTCGGGGCGAGCCGGGTCCGGGTGGAGTCGCACTCGCTCGATTTCACGCTGATCGCGTCGGCCGAGCAACGCCTGAGCAGCTACCGGCGAACGGTCACACCGTCAATGGTGACCAAGGCGGCACAGCTGATCGACGAGGTCGTAGCGAGCACGGGTTTCGGTCACGGTCCCCTGCGCGATGTGGTCATCGTGACGCCCACCCTGCCATCGGAGTTGCACGCGCCGGGACGGCGCCCTGAAGGTGTAGGGCAGCTGGCCGAGGCGTTCGAGTTGCCGCCCGAGGTCCCCTATCTGGTCGAGAACAACGTCAACTGCGCGGCGCTGGCCGAACACCGCGCCGGGGCGGCACTGGGGGTGGAGAACTTTCTGTACCTGCAGGTCGGCGTCAAGATCGGTGCCGGCATCGTCATCAAGGGTGAGCTGCACGCCGGTGCGCACGGAGCGGCCGGTGAGGTGGCCCTGCTGCCGTTCCCGTGGTCGCCGGGCACGCCGCCGCGCCGGCTCGCGTTGGAGCACTACCTCGGCTCGGACGAGCTGATGAAACGGTGCCGATCCCGGTGGTCGGACAGCTCGCAACCGGTCCCCCGCACCGCCGCGGCCCTGTATGAACTGGCCGCCGGCGGGCATCCACTGGCCGGTGAGCTGGTGGCCGAACATGCTGAGAACGTCGGCATGTTGGCCGCTGCGGTCATCAGCATCGTCGACCCGGAGGTGGTCGTTCTCGGTGGCGGCGTCGGGCAGAACGAGCTGATGCTGCGCGAGGTCCGCGCGACCGCCGCCCGGTTGGCGTGGGACACCGACATCCGCACCGGCGCACTGGGAAACCGCGCCAGCATCGTCGGAGCTGTGCACCTGGCCGTGGCGAGGACGCTCACCCGCCTGGCGTGA